One Cryptomeria japonica chromosome 9, Sugi_1.0, whole genome shotgun sequence genomic window carries:
- the LOC131077144 gene encoding DNA-directed RNA polymerase subunit beta-like: MLSFESKILPSEREVTARPIDGKGKISSSESRLIESPAPGIISRRSVYEPLQTGLIAIDSMIPIGRGQRELIIGDRQTEEDSLLNTPEGKLLQALFDIKAPTGKENCFRVPKGVKGRVIDVRCFQEFEEDDYLGDIVEKVHVYILQKRKIQVGDKVARRHGNKGIISKNLPRQDMPYLQNGTPMDMVLNPLGVPSRMNVGQILECLLGLAGKLMNKHYRLAPFDERYEREASRKLVFSELYKASEQTTNPWVFELDHPGKHRLIDGRTGKVFEQLVTIGIAYISKLCHQVDDKIHARSSGPYTLVTQQPLKGKSHRGGQRVGEMEVWALQGFGVAYILHEMLTLKSDHMDTREKIFGAIFNGEPMPKPSTPTESFRLLSRELRSLALELNHTILSEIDFQIDKKEV; this comes from the exons ATGCTCTCATTTGAGTCAAAAATCCTTCCAAGTGAACGAGAGGTTACAG CTCGACCTATTGATGGTAAGGGGAAGATTTCATCTTCCGAATCTCGATTGATCGAATCTCCCGCCCCAGGTATTATTTCAAGACGTTCTGTATATGAACCTCTTCAAACGGGTCTTATTGCTATTGATTCTATGATCCCTATAGGACGCGGTCAGCGAGAATTGATTATTGGGGATAGGCAGACCG AAGAAGACTCACTATTAAATACTCCAGAAGGAAAATTATTACAAGCTTTATTTGATATTAAGGCACCTACTGGAAAAGAAAATTGTTTTAGAGTCCCTAAAGGTGTAAAAGGTCGAGTTATCGATGTGAGATGCTTTCAGGAGTTCGAGGAAGACGATTATCTCGGCGATATTGTAGAAAAAGTTCATGTATATATTTTACAAAAACGTAAAATACAAGTAGGCGATAAAGTAGCTAGAAGGCATGGTAATAAAGgtattatttcaaaaaatttgcccAGGCAAGATATGCCTTATTTACAGAATGGAACACCAATGGACATGGTATTAAATCCATTAGGGGTACCTTCACGAATGAATGTAGGACAGATCTTGGAATGTTTGCTTGGTTTAGCAGGAAAACTAATGAACAAACATTACAGACTAGCACCTTTTGACGAAAGGTACGAGCGAGAAGCTTCTAGAAAACTAGTCTTCTCTGAGCTTTATAAAGCTAGCGAGCAAACAACTAATCCATGGGTATTTGAACTTGATCATCCTGGAAAACATAGATTAATTGATGGAAGAACAGGAAAGGTATTTGAACAACTTGTTACAATAGGAATAGCTTATATATCGAAATTGTGCCATCAAGTTGATGACAAAATTCATGCACGTTCTAGTGGACCTTATACACTGGTTACACAACAACCTCTCAAAGGAAAATCCCACCGAGGAGGGCAACGAGTAGGAGAAATGGAAGTTTGGGCTTTACAAGGTTTTGGTGTTGCTTATATCTTACACGAGATGCTTACTTTAAAATCTGACCATATGGATACTCGTGAAAAAATATTTGGTGCCATTTTCAACGGAGAACCAATGCCTAAACCTAGCACTCCTACAGAATCTTTCCGATTGCTCAGTAGAGAACTACGATCTTTAGCTCTAGAATTGAATCATACTATTCTATCTGAGATAGACTTTCAGATAGATAAGAAGGAAGTTTGA